The following is a genomic window from Chloroflexota bacterium.
GGTCGTTCGTCGTTCGATCGGCGCTCAGGCGGACACCGCCGCGGCCGCCGCTGCGGCCTTGAGCTGGGTGACGGACATCCCCGTGTCGCCGTCGAAGAGGTGGAGCTTGTCGAGCGGCAGGGCGAGTGTCAGGTCGTCGCCCGGCATGACCCGATGGCTCGCGTTGACGATCGCGACGAGGTCCTTTCCGGCCGCCGACACGTGGAGGAGTTCCTGGGCGCCGAGATACTCGACGACATCGGCGCGACCGTGGATCGTCGCGACCCCCGAGCTCGGACCGCCGAGGTCGAGGTGATCCGGGCGGAAGCCCGCGACGAGTTTCCGGCCGGCCATCTGACCCACGGCCTGGCGGAGGCGGTCGGGGACCGGGATCGTCGTATCCGGCGCCTCGAGCGTCGTGGAGTCGCCGCTTCCCGAGACGGTCACGTCGACGAAGTTCATCGAGGGGCTCCCGATGAAGCCGGCGACGAACCGGTTCGTCGGGTGGTCGTACAGCTCCTGCGGGGTTCCGACCTGCTGGAGGAGCCCCTCGCTCATGACGGCGATGCGGCTGCCCATCGTCATCGCCTCGACCTGGTCGTGCGTGACGTACACGGTGGTCGTGCGAAGGCGCTGGTGGAGTCGGGCGAGCTCGGCCCGCGTCTGGACGCGGAGCTTCGCATCGAGGTTGGACAGCGGCTCGTCCATGAGGAAGACCGCCGGCTCGCGGACGATCGCCCGACCGAGCGCGACCCGCTGGCGCTGGCCGCCGGAGAGCTCCTTCGGCTTGCGGTCGAGGTAGCGGCCGATGTCGAGGATGTCCGCGGCCTCCTTCACCCGCCGCTCGATGTCCGCCTTGGGGACTTTCCGCAGCTTGAGGCCGAAGGCGAGGTTGTCGCGGACCGTCATGTGTGGATAGAGAGCGTAGCTCTGGAAGACCATCGCGATGTCGCGATCCTTCGGCGCGACGTCGTTGACGACACGATCGCCGATCCGGAGCTCGCCGGCCGTGATCTCCTCGAGGCCCGCGATCATCCGCAGGCTCGTCGTCTTGCCGCAGCCGGACGGTCCCACGAGGACCATGAACTCCCCGTCGCGGATCTCGAGGCTGAGGTCGTTGACGGCAAGGACCTCGCCGTACTTCTTCACGACGTGGTCGAACGTCACGGTGGCCAACGTACGCTCCCTGCCGTCCGGGTCATCGCGGGACCCTGCATCCGGCCGTCGGAGCGGCGCGGACGGTCCCCGTACGAGGTGCCGGTTTCGGCTGGCGGCATCCTAGCACCGGCTCGAGGCCGTATCGCGACGAAACCGCGACCGATGCGACCCCCGCCTCGGGGCGGTGGCGGCGGGGCGGCGGATCGTCGGCGGCGGATCGTGGGGCGGCGGCGGCTCGGCGGCGGCGGTGCGATGGGCCACTCGCGATGGGCCACTCGCGATGGGCCATTGCTGTCACGTGATCCTCAGGCGCGCACTGGTCCGCGCCCCCGACGATCCAGAGCAGGCTCGCGTGCAGGAGGCCCTCGTCCAGCAGTGACAGGGGGTCGCCTGGCGGGCATCTGTCAACGACCAGGTGACCAGTGCGCGCCTCAGGGTCATCTGGCAGAAACCGCGCAAACCGCACGAGCCGCACGAGCCGCACGAACCGCACGAACCGCGGGGTCCAGCGAAGGACCGCGCGGGCGTGGTCAGCCCACTCGACCCGATCGACCGGTGACGAGGACGGTGATCGTCGCGAGCGCCGGGGTGCGGTCCAACCCTGCGGCCAGAGCGAACCCGACGAAGGAGCGACGGTGCCTCGCGGGGAACTCGCTCCGCGAGGGGGGGATTGGGGTGGCCTATGGGTTTCGAACCCATAACCTGCGGATCCACAATCCGCTGCTCTGCCGTTGAGCTAAGGCCACCGTGCAAGCCCGGAGCAGACGAGCACCGCCGGGAGCCTCGGCAGTATACCCGCGGTTCCAGCGGGCCCAAGGGGAACGGGGCCCAGGCGGAACGGGTCGCGCCACCGGCTCATCAGCGCGACGCGGGACATCGTGCCCGCCAGTACTCCCGGCTCGGCCGCGCGGGACCATCGCGCCGGCTGACCATGCCGCACTCCCCCCGTAGGGTGAGGACTGCACCGGAACGCGTGACAGACCCCGACCGCCGGCCCGGAGCGAGCACGACTGAGGAACCGCCGCCACTATGCCATCCCTGTCGCCGATCCGTCCCGCCCGACGCCTTCGTCGGCGGCCGCGATTCGGCGCGTTCATGGCCGCCACCTTCGCCGTAGCGACGCTCGGCCTGTTCCTCACCCCGATGAGCGTCCTCGGCTGGGGCCCCAGTTCGTTCAGCAGCTCGGACGAGGCGGAGCTCATCGCCCTGACGAACCAGGCGCGGGTCGGCACCGGACTGCCCGCCCTCGTGGTCGACGGCGCGCTCACCTCGATCGCCCGCTGGCGGAGCCAGGACATGGCGGTCCGGGGCTACTTCGGCCACGACATCCCGAGCCCTCCGGGCGGGATGGTCTTCGGTGAGATGGATCGGCGCGGATACTGCTACTCGGTCGCCGGAGAGAACATCGGCTGGAACACGTACCCGGACGACGTCGCGACCCAGCAGATCGAGTCGATGTTCCTCGCCTCGCCCGGCCACCGGGCGAACATCATGGGTGCGTCGTGGAACCGCATCGGCGTCGGTGCGTACGAGGACGCGAGCGGCAAGAAGCTCTGGACGGTCCTCTTCGCGGATGCCTGCTCGGTGGCGCCGAAACCCACTCCAAGGCCGACTCCCAGGCCGACGCCCAGGCCGACACCCGCCGCCACGCCCGCGCCCGCGGCGACGACGCGACCGACCTCCCCGCCGACGCCGACTCCTGTATCGACCCCGGCTGCGCCGCCCGCGACCGTGATACCCGCGACGCCCACCCCGACCCCCACCCCGAGCCCGACCACCAGCCTCTCCCCGACGCCGAGCCCGACCACCTCGCCGTCCCCGACGGCGGCCGCGCCAAGCCCGACCACCGCTGGCCCGCCGCCGACCGGGACGCTCCGGGTCCGCGACGCGCCGGGGCCGGCGGGGCTCTTCGGCACGATCGTCGGTGGCGTCGCCGGGTTCTTCTTCGG
Proteins encoded in this region:
- the ugpC gene encoding sn-glycerol-3-phosphate ABC transporter ATP-binding protein UgpC, translating into MATVTFDHVVKKYGEVLAVNDLSLEIRDGEFMVLVGPSGCGKTTSLRMIAGLEEITAGELRIGDRVVNDVAPKDRDIAMVFQSYALYPHMTVRDNLAFGLKLRKVPKADIERRVKEAADILDIGRYLDRKPKELSGGQRQRVALGRAIVREPAVFLMDEPLSNLDAKLRVQTRAELARLHQRLRTTTVYVTHDQVEAMTMGSRIAVMSEGLLQQVGTPQELYDHPTNRFVAGFIGSPSMNFVDVTVSGSGDSTTLEAPDTTIPVPDRLRQAVGQMAGRKLVAGFRPDHLDLGGPSSGVATIHGRADVVEYLGAQELLHVSAAGKDLVAIVNASHRVMPGDDLTLALPLDKLHLFDGDTGMSVTQLKAAAAAAAVSA